atcaacaataaataatttattaaaatacatttgagtaataattttatgagcaagcgatttttttaataaaattgttgttgaaaaaaatttaattttaattgaaacggAGTAAttcctaataaaaaaaattaaaaacaaaatagaaaatctatcttttattttttaattttgataaattaattattaaaaaaaatttcatttagatttttttttatatagatttagCAATCTGAAAAATGTGGCAACAGCGTGCTTGATTTAACACGGCGGCGCAGCGCTCACCGCGCGAGTGACGAAGGATGAAAAAGTGATGCGGGTGACGAAGGGTTAATCTCGATTATGCTAAAGCacttaaaaaagttttcaaacaaaatttttactactaATAGTCACAGCTATCAAAGGATTTCAtagtttcatattttaattgaatttaaactttatcaGCTGTATTTACTATGCCActctatttttcattatattattgtaataaattgttcgtgttcaagaaaaaaattattttttaatcacgtCAAAGAAGTATAACTTTTGCCGCGCATACGTAAGTACACGCGCCCATTTTTCTATGTAACTATAAATACCTGATGATTTAATACTAGAAGCAGCTATAGAAGTATCATCTGATGATTGTGAATTGTGATCCAATGGGATATTACCTGACCCTGAGTCCGCAGGATTCGTGTTAGGGCTCTGATCATTTGAAACCGAAGGAAGATCGAAATTATTGTTGTTAGATGTTGCTTCGTTATCTGATTCTGAAAGTTTCAGTTAATATATGTTATCATTTATGACCCcaagtcaataaaaaaacttcgTTTTGGGCCTCAAGAGCCTCaacttttatcttttatttaacgCACGGAAAATAATCTTTCATTGAAACTCAGTCATTGAGAACTGTGAGGTCTAAAGAAGAATTTTTCATCGATTAGAATTCTATATAAAGTCTTGAAaccttcaaaaaataaaacgagttAAGGTAGTTCGATCGCAAAACGGCTTTCCTTAGGAATccgatgaaattaaaatatgaaatcaaCAGACATgtctaatatttaataaaaaaaaaacaaaatgctTTCGCCGATTGTGAAACGAAATATTAACAATCAAAAAGTGCAATAATTAACATGCTAGAGGTCTATCAAGTATAAAAGAAACGCATAGTTTTCTGTATATCTCGAAAACGGTTGaatgtaaaaattagaaaatttttgaaaaaaaactatgaaatTCTAAACCggtttgtttaaaaaatgtcgatttataaattataaattattaaattcaagctgtccaaaaccctatgacaagtcatgattattataataaaaactccGATTAAAGCTATTTGAAAAGTATCGattgttttaattcaaatgcggtattaattaaaatttttaacttccagctaaaaaaatcgatgattttcgaaaaattcgggaagttatggTTTTCatcccgattttcgaaaatcgagttttcatcagatgtcgacgttttgaggtcttaggaagctattctgactattttcagaatgatgtccgagtgtttgtatgtatgtatgtgtgtgtgtgtgtgtgtgtgtgtgtggatgtgaacgctctataactttttaactaatgaaccgatttgaatggTTAAGGTGACAATCGacagagcttgttggccatcaactttcctaaaaatttcagatcattctATCAAGTAGATTCGAAAATATTTccaaattacgaaaaaaaaaatttttttttttttagtttttttttttatttctcagaaacgagtcaaacgatcgacttcgaaatctaatcagctctagaatttaataaaacgcgtcgatcgccgccttaaccatctcaatcggttaattcgttcgagagatatcgttggagaaagaaatggtgaaaaacgggtttttctaaatatcttcgaaacggcTGAACGGATCTATTCCAAATTTGTaacagctctagaattcaagaaaacgcgccgattgccacctcaaacgtctaAATTGgttcattagttcaaaagatatcggcgctgaaaagttaaaaaaataacatttcatgttattttttccggataaattgAAATATACTATACtgaaatgtgtctgaaatcatacaaACTCTtcctctttatagtctctttcgatcatcatttaatgtcatctaacttgttctttagtttaaatcatattatgagcgaaaaattgaaaaaacccagtctttaatgtttttctcggatattccatatattattgctctgacccaagtcaaaactcattcaaatcttgattttgatcactgacatcgatttctgcctcaatacatttattacaTAGAACATAATCgggaatcaaaatttaaaagccgcttcttcattaatgattttcgattcttaacttttcaaactctagcataaagcgtaacttgttagagcttgaaaagctcataaaaaaataattgcatgtaatagcatttttaagctcgaagagctcgaaaatatattcactgtaatgttttcaagttccttgagctcgaaaacaaggggaagttttggggctggcccgcagggccaaccgacgcccagattttttgtttgcaacttaattaaattaattgcatGCAAACCCTATTGATACGCATCCCGAtacatgtaaattaattaatcacgttgcaaaaaaaattaaaattaaaattaataatatctttttgaaataaaacaatcgaTACTTTTCAGATAGCTGCAATTGgcgtttttattattataataatgactTATCATAGGGTCTTGGAAAGCTTAAGGAATCAGCTTTAAATACCTATGCATGATATTCAGTAGCTTACgagtaattaaacttttaatgaaaagaaaaaaatctttaaacattaattagataagaaattaaaattaaattagtgacctcttagagttgagctagagagcccatcttttcgaaagatttttttctcggcaACCACTAACGTTTCAGGGGGtaaaagcgaaaaaaaaaacagaattcaaaaCTTCTTTTGAAGCCAAAATAAATCATGCTAAGGCTGGGCCGTACCAAAAGAGATCTCGAATTTAAGATTTCTAATtacgttttgaatatttatgggacTCGAATGATCAAAACCTTCCAAGGAAGTTCATCTTCTTCTTTTTGTCGGAAGCCAAAAAAAATCTCTGTAAtgatacttatttattaaataattaaaaatcttaaattcGAAATTTCGTTAGGTATGGCCCAGCTTTAACCGATGATTGAGTTTCTTATAACCGTAGACTTTTTGATGTGGGAGAGTGACCCACACCTCCAAGCCACTATCGCGATggcaaaaaatacaaagaaaaaatttacctgGTTTATAATTTGTAGAATCATTGCCTTCTTTTTGATCGATTGGACCGGGAATCGGTGTTTCTCCATTTTTTAGACAGTTATGAATGTAAGCTGCTTTCCATTTCGCATATTTTCTGTTTTGACTCGATTCTTCACTCAATTCTCCGAAAGTTGTCAAGATATCATACAGAAATCCAGCTGTGTAAAAACTTAGgaccaaattttttgaaaaattagaagCCCTGTCAAGTTTATCAGCATACGTGAAAATCTTTAAAgcataattttctaaataagCTTGTGCTGCAACATCATTAGTGATGCTGTCATTATCATGTAACTCTTTTTTGGTATTTTCTAACCATGTCATAAgctttatcaaaaaatttgtttcatcTGGCCTTTTATTTGACTGATTTATCGCAGTTTGCGCCGCATAAAATCGAGCTGTAATCATTACACAAAACTAtgtattaatgaaaataaacgaattaaattgtgatactgaaattagttgatatcaaaaaattttttgactttttcagaggataaatttaaaaaaaaaatatttcgaaaaattgcacctgtggtttgttcaattttctacatgtgcatttccttttttttttgtaattaaattgtcaaaaaaaatcaataattgttaattgtctgctaacttcagtgtcctattaaattaaattttatcagcatTTTCAACATCTCCCAATAATAATTGGGTTGAAAGCAACACGGAAGAGTAAAGTTGAAGCTGtaaattgcttttttttttttttcgaaattgagTTTATGCTGGTTTTTAAGAGTTGCCgctattttacttaaatataatataataagtctaaatgtagcagatatgagacaatttataaatttcaaattcctgattaaaagaaacgatttgccatgttaaatgtccataagaagggcgattcaaaagtattttaagtattcaaaagcattaaaatgtattaaaaattttgttttccaatcgtttattttaacaagggataaataaattaattgattcaaataatgaaatttaaaaaattgcgcaTACTGATTGTTCAATTATCTAAACACGCAGTTTTTAGTTCTTAttctacttacattttatttatttattcaaaaattaaaaaaattgccgaTTGTCAGCTACATCCACACTCATAAAAACAATTACTTTTGACAGTTGTCATGCACGAAAATAGATTAAATGACGAAAACGTTATTACTTTTGCCTGAAAGTGGAATACTATATTTCGACTCGAAAGAACTTATCATTTGACATAATAGTAACctaattttttgtaaacagTTTTGAtggaaatatattaatatctgCGAACATACCCCAATAACTAATTATTGGATCCCGTCTATCATGCTCTGAtgcaattttcaaataatgttgaatatttttcatagATGCTGGAATTTCTGGTAAATTAATGTTGGACATGATtgcttaattaataatttagctTTTTGATCTATTGAAAAATGAACTTCGCAAGCAGTACAGCCAGAGCCAGATCGTGCGATATTTTTGTCCCCTCCTGCCATTGCCCTAATAGCACGGTTTGCTTCaacaaaagtttacttacaaaagtttccttaaaCTTTCcgtcaaatttccgtcaactttgaacttttccgttttttatgacaatttatatacaacttgctctacaatttgacgtaaatttactacccgaattagaatgcaaattcactccaaaagttgactagaaaaaagctgtcgtcaattttcaggcaaattttatgtcaatttattgttaatttaacttgaaaaattgtaaagtatttttctaccctcaaattgtagacatttttatgtataatagtTCGAGTTGCTCGTTAAAAAGTTGGTATTCATTagtttgcgaccaacttgacgacaagttgtcaACAATTATAGCTTTTGCAACTTTTGGCTACAAGTTACcgccaactttctgagaaagttgacGCCAGGGAAGAGCCGCAATTCGAAAGCaggtttctgagaaaattgaaggcaactTTCCGTCAGCTTTGGAGTAccaacttttgcggccaacttggcgtGTAGTTGTGGCTGTTAGTTTGACACCAGTTTCTTGCCGACTTGACTATCAGGGtaaattgagcaaaaattaaccgtaaatttttctttacaacttttgctgtcaaattgttggtaaattcgggcagcaaatttcaatgtcaaatttATGGAGGGTAGAAGTAAGGAGCACTCTCTCTGTATATTAGAAGTGTCCAtaaaatcagataaaattatGGTGGTGCTGCTTTAAGAGAATGACTCAATTTGAAAGAAAGCGCCTAAAACTGTTAGAGTAGGACAGAATTAAACGAAGAAAGATATAAATCCGGTTCGTAAGTGCGcgactttcaaaaatttataatatcaaattttagaatGCCAAGAGAATAATGTTATTTCTGTCTTTGATACAATATATaacaatgatatttaaaattttaatacttttttcagTAATGAGAACTCAAATACAATGTATAAGAACTAataaatcggaaaaaaaaaaatttttttgtggagGGTTTGATGGTtaggaataataaaaattacaatcgagtacataaatttatttcaaaacatcattataaatactcaacaattattcaaaattgctgacacttatttaaaaacaataaatctaaaaaaactaatgaacaaatttaaaacttgatTTCTCAGTCATCGTATTAGTTTAAATAtgattaaaacaataaaatgtttaaattaaacagGTAACGAGTttgaaaaatagaaatttcctaataaaaatttgtaccgGTTTAAATATACTTTGAACAATGATAAAACGTAAGAAGCATATTAAACGTAACAAATAATCTATAtaattaagagaataaggaaaattttgttcccgccatatctatataatagaattagttaatgttattgaaattggtatcattagataggtcttgactttaatttgtgccttttcataccTTAAACTTCTTTTAAtagccaagtattgagataaatagatttatctatatcatttgaataacatttaaattacgcggaaaaaaagacgatcgtatttattttctttaaataaattaatactttaattattctgtcactaaatatgactgaatgtcactgaatatatggctatattatgtatatcgcgttacttattccaaaatgacagatttttatactcccttttggttttaggaagcttctcaaatacaaaaaagtatgcatagaaaaaaaaaggattcattgacacaaaaaatctttactcgcctttttttagcgggaagttaaaaaatagcgGGCAGTCACggtatgaaaaacaaaaaaaatgttttttggttcaaaattatattttatcccTGAAGTTTCGttttctataactttttttctatcaacttTTAGCAAATGCCAAAAAAGACCTTTAaagatcttaaaaaaaatagtgttcggATTGATTTTAACATCTTGATTTTAAAATGGTaacaaaattgtctacaaaaaaagatctTATGACTTTTTGTGATAAGtttgatagttttgctgggaaagtaaaaagatcttgatatttactataaatttgacttcaaactcaaataactttcgaactgatggatttatcaaaaaatcataagagtccttttttatagagcgttaaattttctacaatacTATATTCTGGGCTTATTTGTATAATAAGCCATTACCGAGGCATACaatttcgaatttaaaaaaactttttttcccatgttattcaaaTGGGAAATCGCAATCagcgagtacttaatattaatgtgaaaggctcaaattttaactGGCGTCTTCTTTTACCCTACTGAAACTTCTGtgttcttaataaaaaaaaaaaatagtcgatttttttgaatcagtctattgcttagatataatttaagacttaaaaaaaaaaaaattttaaaagtaattaaaattgttcttgaaaatatttaaaattctcacTTGACTATGTTATCAATTGAATATTCATTTACATTACTTATATCAACTACTCTATGCAGTACAACTACTTCTGTACTCTACTGTTTCCCTTTGGCATACTTCACTTCATCAATAATCGCCACGTTCACATCTAACCATTCGTGCTCATCAGCGCCTTTGTAGTTGGTTTTGGAACTATAATTTAACAGCTTATCGTGGACACTTTTGAAAGTGATGCCCCATACAGTCAGAACAAGTGATTCATACCGTCCATGGTTACAAGCGTACCAACTGATAAATCTATGATGCGATAACTCCCTGCAGTAGATTTCTTACTAGCATAGTTATATGAAGGACAATTATGTTATAAGATAAATCAATGTTAAAACTTGGCTATGCAGAATATTTCTATTGCAGGACATCTCTATGTAAGACATATCTATGCAAGATAAATCTATATAGGACGTTTCTGTTGCAGGACATCTTTATGCAATATATCTCTATGCAGGATATTTCTATGCAGGATATTTCTATGCAGGATATCTCTATGTAGGATATCTCTATGCAGGATATCTCTATGCAGGACATTTCTATGTGGCAGATTTCTATGCTAcacaaataaatatctaattacGTTTCTCCATAATAACATAACTTTAACACATAAAtcttagtataaaaaaataataaatagtggaatgtttttttttttttgttgaggcttaaatttttgaaatcgatGATATTAATGATGGAAGTTTAAGTCAAGAAgcgtgtatttttttgaaaaaaataaaagaaaaaatttaaaggttGATCAAAATTGTCTCGTTGTCAatcgagtaatttaaaaagttacaactcgtacaaaaattttcggataattcttaaatattcaaataattcggaaattcgaatttcgaatTGAATAGTtatattcgattcgattcgaacgCGATTCGCACATCCCTAGAATTCGTTTTATTACCTCATAATATTACCTAATAATTTACTGGTCACAGAAactaagggatagaaaaaaaatccgaaatttttaggtgattttcaacatgctgtaacttggtgaaaaatggttgtataaaaaaaataaaaaaagcaaattgtagcctcaagtttctagttttcagatctggacctcaaaattttttatcatgtacggttccggagtaatcataagaaaaccaacgaaaaaaaaattttcaaaagttttgctggtctttcaatacctctatgggcgacaataaatttttttgaataatccgactgtctgactttactcggaaattttatgccctttaatttggtggccttaaaaagtctctacgacgatttggcgccgagttatcattgatcaaagcaaaaaagtccattttggctttgataatcaataactccggatgtattggtcgtacagagaatggaagcagggttttgaaaactggaaaacattctctataaggcaaaattagtggcatttgatagaaaaattttttttaaagcgatattgtttggtaaaaaacaggtcaatatttacaaatttaaggatattcggaaatcttgctataactttggatataacggatgaacaaaggatatcttcgactttttttcaacctcaaagtgttctgaaaaaaccctgaaaatttcaaatcgctgcgatttttctttcttagtgccccgaagctttaaatttatcgattttgtcaaaaatcaccataattggtagtttctcggtttttgttcattttttcgatatgaaaatgttttttttaccgattatcttcatttcttcgatcaaaaagatcaattatcgaaaaaaattgaaaaaaaaaaaattttgaaaaaattttttttttttttcaaaattttttttttcaaaaatttttttttttcaaaatttttttttttgttgtatctgcaatgatttatcattgtcaaaaaaaattcctaaaattttttttaccgccggcattagagttacccaaagcgtatgtttgttaagttgacatttaaagcagatgcagttacagcggtaaaaaaaatttttcaccaagttacagcatgttgaaaatcacctaaaaatttcggattttttttctatcccttagtttctgtgaccagtgtatatattataatttcataatataccctgattaaaaaaaatgattaaaaatgatttcacacgttaaatgtccataagagacaggattagaaatgatttgaaggattaaaaagtatttaaaatgattaaaaaacaaatcattttaaatactttttaatcattttttttaatcagggtaatttataaacacattttttatttactaaatttatgaaaatataactatACGTTTGAAACTAAACTTTTTGAAGTATGTGAGTTTAGAAAATTCTTTTACAACGTTAAtgaataattgtatttttgtatatttactTCTGCCAtagttttacatatatttgtcCTACATACAAATGTCCTGCATAGAGATGTCTTGCATAGAGATCTCCTGAACACAGATATCTTACATAGAGATATCTTGTATAGAGATATCTTGCACAGAGATGTCCTGCATAGAAATATTCTgcatcaaataattttgacatcaaaatatcttgtaatataattgttcttaattataattatgccGACTCAGAAATTTACTACAGAGAGATATCCGAGCATAGAAATTTCTTGCCTAGAGTTTTCTGTTGGTACGCTTGTAACCATGGACGGTATGAATCACTTGTTCTGACTGTATGAGAGAGTGCTCCTTACCTCTACCCTCCATAGTCAAATTACTgccaatttcaagctaaagtagCTATTAGGGTACACTCCATGCTATTTCACCACGGAAAGGGGTAAAAATATCGCACGATCTGGTTGCACACTGTTCGCAAGCTGATTGAAATAGCCGGGGTTGCTCAACAAAAGTTTCTTTCAATTTAACATCAAATTGCTGCACACTTGagattttagaaaactttaacttgttatgtcctcagtggcctcaggtgcctccacctgttaattaattagtgaacttGAGATCCATAAATAGGCgcgcatttaaatttcatttgaaattatatattgatatcttacaacacttattgcgtcttaccaatatttagtcaataatttaaataataaatcgtcgtggcacatacttattaaattatatatttttattataagaaactttaaataaatagataaataaatctttattttgtatttagagaaatataaatacagtTGAGTGGTCTTGGAACGTTTCCTGTCACCCGATACTTAAAACCTAAACAAAACACacgcataaaaatcatgaatagGCCCTTGTTCTATAGTTAACAGTAAATatggttataaacaaatgcatacTCTATAatcaaaaaagaaaagatatatttaataaataaatgttacttataaatgaaaaccatatcacaagaactcaattattattgttaatatatatacatattaaataaagagtgactcgtataataaataaattaatagaaatatagaaatataacaTTAGAATAACTATAATGATGTTTCACGATAAATGATAATGTCAAtcgtatcaattaattaaatatagaataattataaaaaaatacacctctgatagtctagaatatttaacTGAAAGATTGTATCCAAATACAGGaaaatagaatataaataatataagtattAAGTAAAGTCATAGAATGGGTAAAGTAAAGAACGTAAATATGTAAGTTTATGTCTCGAATTAGTATTAGTaaaaagtataagtatatTTGGTAAAGAACATGGAT
The Microplitis mediator isolate UGA2020A chromosome 6, iyMicMedi2.1, whole genome shotgun sequence genome window above contains:
- the LOC130669713 gene encoding vacuolar protein sorting-associated protein VTA1 homolog, giving the protein MSNINLPEIPASMKNIQHYLKIASEHDRRDPIISYWARFYAAQTAINQSNKRPDETNFLIKLMTWLENTKKELHDNDSITNDVAAQAYLENYALKIFTYADKLDRASNFSKNLVLSFYTAGFLYDILTTFGELSEESSQNRKYAKWKAAYIHNCLKNGETPIPGPIDQKEGNDSTNYKPESDNEATSNNNNFDLPSVSNDQSPNTNPADSGSGNIPLDHNSQSSDDTSIAASSIKSSGGRQNVSLNADQILKAQKYIKWAGSAINYDDISTAVENLQKALCLLTTGKDG